The Microcoleus sp. AS-A8 genome segment GGGTTGCAGCAAATCCTGCTTTTTGGGCTAAATTCACTTGCTCTCGCCCCGTTGGAAATCGGTCTAAGCTAGGCGCAATGTAGGCGTACTCTTCGGTCAAACCTAATCGTTCAGCGGCAGGCACCACGGCATTTTCCAGATACCACTGCTGAAAGGCACGCATCAGCGGCTCTTTGGGGCGATGAAAGTCTAAGATAGCCGCTTTGGCACCGGGTTTGAGAACACGATACAATTCACTCAAACATCGGGGAATATCCGTTACATTTCGCAATCCATATCCCATGGTTGCCGCGTCGAAATAATTGTCTTCAAAGGGTAAATCGAGGGCGTTGGCTTCGACCCAACGGATGGGAAGTGGCGGATACTGGTTTTTTATCCGTTGCTCGGCGATCGCTAACAAAGCGGATGAAAAATCGACCCCATAAACCTGACCGGTTGCTCCTACCTGCCGCGCCAAGAGTTGGGCTAAATCACCGCTGCCACAGCATAAATCCAAACCGATATCCCCTGCATCGGGTTCACTCCACTTGACGGCCATCCGCTTCCAAACACGGTGCTGGCCTAAACTTAACCCATTGTTCAGTTGGTCATAAACGGGTGCGATGCGGTCAAATAAATCCCGAATTTCTGATGCAGGTGTGGTCATACAGGATGAAAAAATAGTGTCCCTTTCTCTTCATCTTCATGCTTCTTGTGCTCTGGGTCGATAAGCACGGGTACTGGTGAGCGCTAACCCAACCTGCTGCGCCGCCAAATGAATCAGTTTGATCTCATCTTCTCGCAAATGTGTCGTTTTTTGCTGCCATTGGAGGGATAGCACCGCCAGCCGTTCACCTCGGTAATTAATGGGGACAAGCAGGTGCATATAGAGGCCAATATTTCGATAATATTCCGCCTCTGGTGTCAGGGTCGAATCCGGAGTATTGACCCAAAGCTGAAGCTCTTGAGTCGCATGAGGTGTCCCCGTGGTATTGCCAATTGCGGCTTGAGCTAGTGGGTCTTTTTCTAGAGGGCTTCCCAGGATTTCTGATTGGGTGTAAATTCCCCGTATTGCCGCTAGTTCGTTATTTTCCACGAGCTGCAAAATGCAGGCATCGGCCGAGAAGTTTTCGCCAAACGCTTGGGCGATGGGTTCCAGACAAGAATTTAAGTTCTCGGACTCTTGAGCAGCCTGCACAATGGTCACCAGTAACGCCATTTGTGCCTGTGAGCGATGCAGTTCCTCTGTCCGCTGCTTCAGGAGTTCATAGGATTCAGCAGCGTGTTGCACCACCGCTCTCAATTCATGGGGGTCCCAAGGCTTTGTAATATATTTGTACACCTGTCCTGAGTTAATCGCCTCGACCAAATCCTCAACGTCAGTAAAACCCGTCAGGATAATCCTAACTGTGTCGGGGAACTGAGGAACCGTTTTACTCAAAAACTCCGTTCCTTTCATTTCCGGCATTCGTTGGTCCGAAATGATTACGGCTACTTCCCCTGAAGTCGATAGCAAGGATAGGGCGTTGACTCCACTATCGGCTCTAAGAACTTCAAAATCGCGTCGGAAGGTACGGTAGAGTAGATCCAGATTATCTGGCTCATCGTCTACTACTAGCATTTTGGGTTTTTTGGGTCGCTCTAAGCTCATTAACTGACGTTTAATTTGATCAAAATTAGGAATAACATCGTCCATAACAATACGATAAGCCCCTTGTGGCGAATCTAAACTAGCAACCTGTCGACCTGAGGTCTAAGGTGATGTTGGTATTGGCGTGAACTAAAAAACTTTGTGCAAAGAAAAAATATTTGGCTTAACCTAACTCTTCGCTTGCTTTGTCCGCTTTCCCTGTCAATATTATTAATATCCATTTCAAAATAAATTAATGTCATCTTTCCAGTTAAACCTATTGTTAATTTGGCCTAAATCATGACTGAAATACCAGCGGGCACTCCCGAAAGCCACCCTCAACCTGATGCCGAAAGCCTAAATTTTGAAGACTTAATCCTATTGCTGCGTCGCAAACAAAGTAACTGGGTAGAGTGGGGCAAGGCTTGTCAGCAGCTACAAAAAGCAGGCTACAGTTCCCAGAAGATATTTGAAGAAACTGGGTTTGAGCCAATTCAACAAAATCAAGTGATTGTGGCGTCTCAGGTCTACACCACTTTAATCAACGCTGGGGTTTCCGATGCCGTGCGATCGCGCTTTGAGCGGACGGGCAGCGATTCGTTGTACGAATTGCGTATTTTAACACAAAATGAACGCGGAGCGGCAGCGGAATTTATTGTTTCCAGAAATCTTGACTCTGAAGGAGCGCGTGAAGTTGCCAAAGCAGTCAAAGAATTCGCCCGCCGAAGCACTCTACCAGAAGGTTTTTCCAATCATCCCGGTGATGCAGTGGCCTATGAATATTGGAAAGTCGCTCGACAGCAAAAGGAGTTACAAGAGCGATCGCGTTTAATTGCACGCGGTCTAATGTTCGCTCATAGCCAGGAGGCGCGGCAACAAATTGAAAAGTTGCTGACTGAACTCACGGGTGGCGAAAGGCGTCCCGCTCCTCGATTACCGTTCTACCGTATCGAAGCCGACGAACAGCAACCTCGCCTATTACCCGTCGCCGGTCAGTTTCCCCTGAACTCAGAGGACTTGAAAAAAGTTTCCCGCCTTCAAAGTTCAGGTTCATTCCAACTGGCCAAGGTTTCTGAGGCACAAACCCTCGTTGCGATACCGGGTTGGCAAGTGATATTGAAGGCACAAGACCCTGTTGGGATTTTGTGTAAAACGAGTCAACTGCCTAATCAACAGGCTGGTAAATCCGAAGAGGTTATGGTAATTGTTGACCGTGAACAGACGGAATGGGACGGCGAGAGTTATTTTGTTGTTGACCAATCAGGAGAGCTCGCCATTGAGTGGTTTCAGGACGATCCAGGGGTTAACCTATTAGGACGCATTATCCTCGTGCTCCGTCCGAAGAAAATGTTGGATGAAAATCTCAGTCGAGATGTCTGGCAAATTGATGAGTAAGCCCTGAGGCATTGAATTCGGCACAATTTAAGTTCTAAAACTTTTGTGGGATGGGCCGAAAAGCCCGTCCTTCTAAGCTGGGAATGCATTGGGTAGAGCAACATTCTTCAGCACAGTCATGGGGCCTTGTTCTATGAGAATCTGGATCTGCTCCTGGGAACGTACCGCGAGGGTACCCGCAAATCCTAACGAGTTTACAGGAATTGACTCAAACGATTCTAAGGAGCGTGGTACGAGTAACATCCACTCGCGTGTTGCCAGAAGATTATAAGCACCAGCTTGCTGATGAGAACTCTCACTGCTCAAACCCAAGACTTGAAGCATTGTGTGATAGTGTTCCAACGTTAAAGCAGCGGCTGCTTGTGGAGAGTGCAACCCACAAGAGTCTAGCTGTGTGATCCCATGGGCGAAAGGGAAGCCTGGTATAGTTCCAATCGACTCTTCAAAGCGGGTGGATGCGAGTAGAGGTGCGATCGGTAGATTGAGTCCGTTGGGTACAAGTGGCAGCGGAACCAATTGCAAGTGCTTGTGGCGCTGGCTAGCACCCGCTAATTTGCCTGCATTGTAAAACACCAAGCCGTCAATTTCGGCAAGACAGGCCCACATGGCTACAAAATCTTGCAGAGTTAGTAACTTTTCCTGCTCTTCAAACTCTCGCGTGACGATCAGCAGGTGATGGTCGAGCACGTTAAATTTGTTCAATAGACACAGATGGGTGTCGGAAATGTCTGTAACAAATAAATCCTCCTCGTAAGGAAGAAACGGGTTAAACTCCTTCCCGGCGGTTGTTTTGTGTTGCTCCTGCTTTGTTTTCGCTTCTGCTTTGCGGGCGAGGTTAGGCAAAACCCGAACCAGGAAATTAACGCCGTCTTGCTCGATCCATTGGCATTCCGTCGCGATGGGCTGGAGTGCACCGCAACTGAGAGCATGTTCAGTTGTTTCGGTCAGTTTAGCCCACAAAGTACCTGATTCTAACCGGAGTGTTGCTGGTACATTTTTTTCTGTTTGGGACATGGTGAAATCTCTTTAGCTGCGTCTAACTCTCCTGTGATATCCCAAGTTTCAGTCAAACGTGAAGGTTTATCGCAATTCCTTAAAATGCTTGCCCTCAATGAATATTGTTGTGGGGGATTGCCTGGACTAACTAATTCACCGTGCCAGTTAGCGGCGAACTAGCGCTGGCATAACTTTTCATCGGCATTCGACCCGACAGATAGGCAAGACGCCCTGCTTCTGCTGCCATACCCATAGCTCTTCCCATGGCGACGGGGTTTTGTGCCAGCGCGATCGCACTGTTAATTAATAAGGCATCTGCCCCCAACTCCATCGAATAAGCGGCCTCACTGGGCGTGCCAATGCCAGCATCCACCACCACCGGCACCTTGGCTTCTTCAATGATGATTTGGATATTAGCGGCATTCTTAATCCCCTGTCCCGAACCAATGGGTGACCCCAAGGGCATCACCGTCACACAACCCACCTCTTCCAATCGTTTCGCTAACAAGGGGTCGGCATTAATATAAGGCAATACGGCAAAACCTTCTTTTACCAATTGCTCTGCGGCTTCTAGGGTGCCAATGGGGTCAGGGAGTAAATACTTGGCATCTGGAATCACCTCTAACTTGACAAAATTATTATCTTCCTGACCCAATAGTTTTGCCATTTCCCGACCTAAGCGCGCCACCCGCACGGCTTCTTCCGCCGTTTTACACCCGGCTGTGTTCGGTAGCATCCAAATTTTCGTCCAATCCAGCGCCTCTGCCAGTCCTTCATGTCCGGGGGCTTGGGTTTGCACGCGACGCACGGCAACGGTGACAATCTGGCTACCACTTGCCGCAATGCTCTGTTGCATGAGTTCCAGGCTGCTATACTTGCCCGTACCTGTCATCAGGCGAGAATTAAATGTTCGACCCGCAATGATCAGCTTGTCCGTGGAGGGTTCCGGCAAAGATGGGGTTTGAGGGGCAAGGACTGAGGAGGTTGAATTAAGCGACGAGTTGCTGGAGAAAACCATCGGGCTTGTCTGAGCAGGAGCAGATTGAGTATAGAGTCGGTCGTAGCGAAAATGCTCTAGGAGTGGGTCAGATTTTTGCTGACTAATCAAGTCGGCAATTAACACCGCGGTTCCTGGTGCTAAAAGAATGCCATTGCGGTAGTGACCGGTCGCCAGGGTGAGATTTTTACAGGCACTGGTGCCGAGAATCGGTAGTTCATCGGGTGTTGCGGGACGAAACCCCCACCAGCACTCTTGTATCGGCCAGTCCTGTAATTCGGGATACAACCGCATTGCTTGCGTGAGTAGGGTATGAATCCCTGCTGGCGTGTTGTGAGGCATCCAGCCAACATCTTCACTCGTCGCCCCAATCAGAATCCGTCCATTTCGACGTGGTATTAGGTAGACTTCAGACCCGAATAGCACCCGCTTTAGGGAGTAAGGCTTACGATTTTCTGGTGCTTGCACGGACAACATCTGCCCTTTTTTCGGACGTATGGGCAACGGCAATAGGTCACTTGACCAGGCACCTGCTGCCAAAACGTAATGGTCGGCTTGAAATTCACCGACAGAGGTTCTCACCTCGCGGATAGTGCAATTTTGCTGCTCAATGGCGTAGACTTCAACCCCTTCACGCAGATTAACGCCCAATTCCTGAGCGGCCAGACGCAAGGCTTGAGCCAGTTCCCGGTTATCGACCTGTCCATCTTCCGGGTACCACCACCCCCCCACGACATCCGAACCCAAACTGGGTTGATACAAATGAATCGCTTCTTGGTCTAACCAACAGGCTGATTTTGCCTCAGCGCTTGTTACATTTTGTCTGGATGCGATTGCCTGTTCATAGACCGGTGCTAAAATTCCCGTCGGCCAGTAGCCTGTCGCCACACCCGTTAGCTGTTCTAGCTTACGAATCCATTCTGGATACAGCGATCGCGACCAACGGCATAAATCTAACATGGGACTTTGGGGAATCCTTTCTGCCAAAGGAGCCAACATCCCTGCGGCGGCTAGGGTAGACCCTTGTTGGAAATCGCGGGTAACAACGGTTACTGTTGCGCCCCGTAATTTGAGTTCAACGGCGATCGCTAAACCGATCACGCCGCCGCCAATGATGAGAATGTCACTTGCTGCGTTCATGGGAAAAAATTTAGACGCGCCTCGGACACGCCTACGCCGTTGTTGGTTACGGCCTTAAACCGAGAAACAAACAACTAAAAACTCAGGTTGTCCACTTTACCATAACGCAGGCACACCTTGGTTAGCCCCTGACTGCCCCGCCCCCGTGTTGGTGGCTTCGGGATTTAATATACCATCGGGGGATTGTGCATTACTCGGATTGTTTTGGGCTTGCCGCAGTGGCTGGTTGGCGCGCTGTACCTGTGTACGAGTTCCGGGTTGGTTTTGTGTTGTGTCTGAAGTATCCCCCGTTTGGTTGGCACTTTGATTCCGACCCAGGAAGGGAACTCGATTACACCCAGTTACTAAACCCACAAGCACCGTAGCTACAACAACTCTACTGATTAATCCCATAAATTGATGCATAAACCTGGGTCAAATAAAAAGAACTAAATGTGCCAATCACAAAAAGTTATCAAAACGAATATAAATATTGATTTTGTTTTGTTATTTTTTTAGGAATGGCTGCGACTTCAGACTTCAGATTACCAGCCTTGGGGCTAAATTCCTAGCAGATGCCAGTGTGGGGTCAGCAAGACCTTTGGCAGCCGTTCTGAATGAGTAAGACTTCGCTAAAAGCCGCAGGCGCAGCCAACACATCCTCCTGCCGGGTTACAAAAATAACACACCCGTTGGGAGTGGGGTCGGAGATGATCGCCTAAAGATGACCGGAGAGGACCGGAGCTCATACGAGGATGAGGATGAAGATGGGGGAGAACGTTTTTCGGAATACTCCTAAAAACAGGTGGGTTACTTCTGCCGAACGGGTCTAGGAACCATCACAGCTAGAAACGAATACAGGAGAATTGGATAGATTCCACCTTACCAAAGTGCTGGGACTGGCTGAGCGGTTTCCACTGGGGCAGAGTCCGTCGCTGCTGGATTGGTCGTTGTTTTTGGTGCTTGTGCGGTTGTAGCCGGAACGCTAGCTGGCGCTGTTGCTGTTCTATTAGATCGAGGAGCGCCTAATCTTTGATTGGTGGCTGTAGCGTTTGTCGGTTGTTGAGGGCTTCGTAATTGGTTTGCACTTTGACTCCGCCCTTGAAAGGGAAAACGCCAACCAATCGCTGCTCCTGCCAGAGCGGCGATCGCAACTACCATGATAATTAACCCGATAAATCTGTTCATACCTGAGTTAAGGAAAGAATCGTGCGTCTGTCAATCTACAAGAATAATCTAAAGCCGTAGGTAATCGGTAATACTCCTTTACCGGGGCTTGGGTCATGGAAGTGAATCAAGGTTTTACTGATTAGACATTGATGAGCAAAGCTCACGAGCATGGTACTGAAAATCTTGCTTCCCTGGCTTGGAAACCCCTGACTAAGTAGTATCTAGTTTCAGATTAGGCTTTACCTTCACCCTATCTATATATTCTCTATATTTTCTCTGAATCTCCGGTCAATGTCGCTACAACTTGCGAAAGAAATATTTTTGCTCCTCTCCTGTCGATGGGTTTGGTTTGCCCAACCTATCTAGGAGCAGCTTCGACTCAGGGTAAGTATTTCTGTACCACTTGCCAACCCGTCCAGGAAACCCAGGTAAATCCTACCAACAGTGCAATATTTGTCCCAACATGAATGGCACGCGCCCAATCTCGTTCTGGACGGATTAGGGCAGAACTGCCGGCTGAGAGAAAAACTAGAAATACAACAGACAACCCAGCGATTAAGTGTCCTGAGTGCCCTAAGCTGCCGAAATGACCCAAGGTTCCCACAATGCCAATTAAGAGCAGCAGTAAGACTAAACTCACCATGAGCCAAC includes the following:
- the ubiE gene encoding bifunctional demethylmenaquinone methyltransferase/2-methoxy-6-polyprenyl-1,4-benzoquinol methylase UbiE, with product MTTPASEIRDLFDRIAPVYDQLNNGLSLGQHRVWKRMAVKWSEPDAGDIGLDLCCGSGDLAQLLARQVGATGQVYGVDFSSALLAIAEQRIKNQYPPLPIRWVEANALDLPFEDNYFDAATMGYGLRNVTDIPRCLSELYRVLKPGAKAAILDFHRPKEPLMRAFQQWYLENAVVPAAERLGLTEEYAYIAPSLDRFPTGREQVNLAQKAGFAATHYPIAGGMMGVLVVTKGNRD
- a CDS encoding response regulator, which encodes MDDVIPNFDQIKRQLMSLERPKKPKMLVVDDEPDNLDLLYRTFRRDFEVLRADSGVNALSLLSTSGEVAVIISDQRMPEMKGTEFLSKTVPQFPDTVRIILTGFTDVEDLVEAINSGQVYKYITKPWDPHELRAVVQHAAESYELLKQRTEELHRSQAQMALLVTIVQAAQESENLNSCLEPIAQAFGENFSADACILQLVENNELAAIRGIYTQSEILGSPLEKDPLAQAAIGNTTGTPHATQELQLWVNTPDSTLTPEAEYYRNIGLYMHLLVPINYRGERLAVLSLQWQQKTTHLREDEIKLIHLAAQQVGLALTSTRAYRPRAQEA
- a CDS encoding phosphorylase codes for the protein MSQTEKNVPATLRLESGTLWAKLTETTEHALSCGALQPIATECQWIEQDGVNFLVRVLPNLARKAEAKTKQEQHKTTAGKEFNPFLPYEEDLFVTDISDTHLCLLNKFNVLDHHLLIVTREFEEQEKLLTLQDFVAMWACLAEIDGLVFYNAGKLAGASQRHKHLQLVPLPLVPNGLNLPIAPLLASTRFEESIGTIPGFPFAHGITQLDSCGLHSPQAAAALTLEHYHTMLQVLGLSSESSHQQAGAYNLLATREWMLLVPRSLESFESIPVNSLGFAGTLAVRSQEQIQILIEQGPMTVLKNVALPNAFPA
- a CDS encoding thiazole synthase, translated to MTGTGKYSSLELMQQSIAASGSQIVTVAVRRVQTQAPGHEGLAEALDWTKIWMLPNTAGCKTAEEAVRVARLGREMAKLLGQEDNNFVKLEVIPDAKYLLPDPIGTLEAAEQLVKEGFAVLPYINADPLLAKRLEEVGCVTVMPLGSPIGSGQGIKNAANIQIIIEEAKVPVVVDAGIGTPSEAAYSMELGADALLINSAIALAQNPVAMGRAMGMAAEAGRLAYLSGRMPMKSYASASSPLTGTVN
- a CDS encoding DUF4079 domain-containing protein is translated as MNLPSFIWLWKIAAWSMGFSLLAYFLLSMTGFFLFRKRQSHHLQPRWLRPLHYIVGWLMVSLVLLLLLIGIVGTLGHFGSLGHSGHLIAGLSVVFLVFLSAGSSALIRPERDWARAIHVGTNIALLVGFTWVSWTGWQVVQKYLP